A part of Marinobacter psychrophilus genomic DNA contains:
- a CDS encoding fibronectin type III domain-containing protein: MKNRISSVSYRSLVFGGMLILLSGCGGGGDESDTAGVAKPSAVVATANTTAVSPARSTESSPANQATLSWRAPVTRVNGDTLSGQDLASYEIRYGTSAENLNRSAIFDGAAGLIDMSYTIENLSAGTWYFTVQARDDNGLLSSPSAVVSKTISV, encoded by the coding sequence GTGAAAAATCGGATCAGCAGCGTATCGTATCGAAGCCTGGTTTTTGGCGGAATGTTGATTTTGTTGTCGGGCTGTGGCGGTGGTGGAGATGAGTCGGATACTGCTGGTGTAGCGAAGCCAAGTGCGGTGGTGGCTACGGCAAATACGACCGCAGTTAGTCCGGCGCGTAGCACAGAAAGTTCTCCCGCGAATCAGGCGACTTTGAGTTGGAGGGCGCCTGTAACACGAGTAAATGGTGATACTTTAAGTGGTCAAGACTTGGCCAGCTACGAAATTCGTTACGGCACCAGTGCCGAAAACCTCAATCGCTCTGCAATCTTTGACGGCGCGGCCGGTCTGATCGACATGTCTTACACCATTGAAAATCTGTCTGCTGGTACCTGGTATTTCACTGTCCAAGCGAGAGATGACAATGGGCTGCTAAGCTCACCTTCAGCCGTTGTCAGCAAGACTATCTCCGTCTAA
- a CDS encoding DUF6482 family protein, which yields MHMTLGELKSRRHEPISLVEIVSMEGRYYMVRFYIGGSGYILANDQDKAVLFAGACVAREVMRGFIVAEFDLIPPTGTDEMIGMPDSSSEPMRVQF from the coding sequence ATGCACATGACACTTGGCGAACTGAAATCCCGCAGGCACGAACCCATCAGCCTGGTTGAAATTGTGTCCATGGAGGGTCGGTATTACATGGTTCGCTTTTATATTGGGGGTTCGGGCTATATTTTGGCTAATGATCAGGATAAAGCGGTGTTGTTTGCAGGTGCTTGCGTTGCACGTGAAGTCATGCGAGGTTTTATTGTGGCGGAGTTCGACCTGATTCCGCCAACTGGAACGGACGAGATGATCGGTATGCCAGACTCCAGCTCTGAGCCTATGCGGGTTCAGTTTTAG
- a CDS encoding FecR family protein — protein MTDKMLRSSLLVVRILPLLLVTLLYNTSLQAHLPLAMGSGVPANSSGTALAEWVYTLQKDDSVQQLATQLLAPPHNAQQLLKHNSLNDALLPVAGEQMRIPMNWLKHQPQPARATSVSGRVQLLTSNGQRRPLTINTLIRAGDELLSGSGNTTVTLAEGSEIRLSPHSRLAFNRMTQFGKPGMIDTRLRLNRGEVFTNVKEVVSGGSRFEIETPSATAAVDGTQFAIQANDRGTNLQVINGDVHFGQQGHSVDVPAGYGAHVTTQHGGDARLYKLAPPPTVANLPAILRKLPAELQWQSLAKTHRLDIFDTGSGRWVDSRTLAGNRFDISRLNNGHYEIQLAALDYQGIAGLPAVVPFNVDLQARAAKLLEPIDGKTTTNQPEFSWGLNGDNEIAQIQISATPQFENLVATSEWAQQSEAQLSQQLSPGQYYWRVKTEAGGDSTATSNVHGLIIDGSLPPVKIISINYLDQQVRIFWESVETATKYRLQLSADPDFYPIIKEADIPGTNAGLRLIPGKRYFVRLKALSDGPLASRWGPAREIYID, from the coding sequence ATGACGGATAAAATGCTGCGTAGTAGTCTTTTAGTCGTGCGTATTTTACCACTGCTCTTAGTTACGCTACTTTACAACACATCGTTACAAGCCCACTTGCCCCTTGCGATGGGCTCGGGTGTGCCCGCAAACAGCTCGGGCACGGCACTCGCTGAATGGGTTTACACCCTGCAAAAAGACGACAGCGTTCAGCAGCTAGCCACGCAGTTACTGGCCCCACCCCACAACGCCCAGCAATTGCTAAAACACAACAGCCTGAACGACGCTCTGCTGCCGGTAGCAGGCGAGCAGATGCGCATTCCTATGAACTGGTTAAAACACCAGCCACAGCCCGCCCGTGCAACCTCTGTATCTGGTCGGGTACAACTGCTAACCAGCAACGGCCAGCGCCGGCCACTGACTATAAACACACTGATCCGCGCGGGTGACGAGTTACTGTCTGGCTCCGGTAACACCACTGTCACCCTGGCCGAAGGCTCTGAAATCCGCCTGTCACCACATTCTAGACTGGCGTTTAACCGCATGACCCAGTTTGGCAAGCCAGGCATGATTGATACCCGCTTGAGGCTGAATCGTGGCGAAGTTTTTACCAACGTAAAGGAAGTGGTCAGCGGTGGCAGCCGTTTCGAAATTGAGACTCCCTCGGCAACAGCCGCGGTGGATGGCACTCAGTTTGCGATTCAGGCAAACGATCGGGGCACGAATTTGCAGGTTATTAATGGCGACGTTCATTTTGGCCAACAGGGGCACTCCGTAGACGTGCCAGCGGGTTATGGCGCCCACGTAACCACACAGCACGGCGGCGATGCTCGCCTGTACAAACTTGCACCACCACCCACCGTTGCCAACCTGCCGGCCATTCTGCGTAAGCTGCCCGCAGAACTACAATGGCAAAGCCTTGCGAAAACTCACAGGCTGGATATTTTTGATACCGGCAGCGGGCGATGGGTAGACAGTCGCACACTGGCTGGTAACCGTTTTGACATAAGCCGGCTGAACAACGGCCACTATGAAATTCAGCTCGCGGCATTAGACTATCAGGGCATAGCGGGTTTGCCTGCGGTTGTGCCATTCAACGTTGACCTTCAAGCCCGCGCCGCCAAATTGTTAGAGCCTATCGACGGCAAGACCACCACCAATCAGCCCGAATTTAGCTGGGGCCTAAACGGCGACAACGAAATCGCCCAAATTCAGATTTCAGCCACGCCGCAGTTCGAAAATCTGGTAGCAACCAGCGAGTGGGCACAACAAAGCGAAGCGCAGCTATCGCAACAACTGTCTCCCGGCCAGTATTACTGGCGGGTTAAAACCGAAGCCGGCGGCGACTCCACTGCCACCAGCAACGTCCACGGTCTGATCATTGACGGCAGTTTGCCACCGGTGAAAATCATCTCAATAAACTACTTGGATCAGCAGGTGCGAATATTCTGGGAATCAGTGGAAACAGCCACCAAGTATCGTTTGCAGCTTTCTGCAGACCCGGATTTTTATCCGATTATCAAGGAAGCAGATATACCGGGAACTAATGCAGGCTTGCGCCTGATTCCCGGAAAGCGGTATTTTGTGCGGCTAAAAGCACTTTCTGACGGGCCATTGGCAAGCCGCTGGGGTCCGGCAAGGGAAATATATATCGATTGA